Proteins encoded by one window of Danaus plexippus chromosome Z, MEX_DaPlex, whole genome shotgun sequence:
- the LOC116777684 gene encoding gamma-soluble NSF attachment protein isoform X2: MSSKLQEAQEHCKAAEKFLKTSLLKWKPDYDSAADEYNQAAQCYRIARDVNKSKECYMKASDLYTKNHSFFHAGKAIENAVIVSKEVASPEELYNMGLESSNLYQQHGSGDSGANVLDKVAKIIEDRAPELAVKLFQQAADVSSTESSQHQGSEYISKSSRILVKMERYDEAVDSIRREIGFHQESGNINAVGRLTVAIVLVQLARGDAVAAEKAYKEWGNNCEAPEMQTIEQLLQAYDEEDRESAKRALASPFIRSMDVEYARLATTVPLPESIEPIPKANVRENAAPSYVSPNANPGSEEGNTREGSGQQSTFDTSAFDVKNDDEDELC; encoded by the exons CCTCAAGACATCACTTTTGAAATGGAAGCCAGATTATGACTCGGCAGCCGATGAATACAATCAAGCAg CTCAATGCTATCGTATTGCGAGGGATGTGAATAAATCCAAGGAATGTTACATGAAGGCCTCCGATCTGTACACGAAAAATCATTCATTCTTCCATGCGGGTAAAGCTATTGAAAATGCTGTTATTGTAAGCAAAGAGGTTGCAAGTCCTGAAGAG CTTTATAACATGGGTTTGGAATCCAGCAACCTGTATCAACAACATGGCTCCGGTGATTCTGGAGCCAATGTTTTGGACAAAGTGGCAAAGATTATCGAGGATAGGGCACCGGAATTGGCCGTTAAACTGTTCCAACAAGCAGCTGATGTATCTTCG ACTGAGAGCAGTCAGCACCAGGGATCGGAGTACATAAGCAAGTCGTCGAGGATTTTGGTGAAAATGGAACG atatgaTGAAGCTGTTGATAGTATACGTCGTGAGATCGGTTTTCATCAGGAATCAGGGAATATAAATGCTGTTGGTAGATTGACGGTGGCTATTGTATTGGTACAGCTGGCTAGGGGTGATGCGGTCGCAGCTGAAAAGGCTTACAAA GAATGGGGTAACAATTGTGAGGCTCCCGAGATGCAGACAATCGAGCAACTTTTACAAGCATATGATGAAGAGGACAGGGAATCTGCTAAGAGGGCGCTCGCATCGCCTTTCATACGGAGCATGGATGTTGAATATGCGAGACTGGCTACCACGGTACCACTGCCCGAATCAATCGAACCCATACCGAAGGCCAATGTCAGGGAAAATGCAGCGCCCTCATATGTCAGCCCCAACGCTAATCCAGGCTCTGAG GAGGGCAACACCCGTGAAGGCTCTGGCCAACAATCCACATTTGATACATCAGCTTTTGATGTTAAGAATGATGATGAAGACGAACTCTGTTga
- the LOC116777684 gene encoding gamma-soluble NSF attachment protein isoform X1 — protein MSSKLQEAQEHCKAAEKFLKTSLLKWKPDYDSAADEYNQAAQCYRIARDVNKSKECYMKASDLYTKNHSFFHAGKAIENAVIVSKEVASPEELYNMGLESSNLYQQHGSGDSGANVLDKVAKIIEDRAPELAVKLFQQAADVSSTESSQHQGSEYISKSSRILVKMERYDEAVDSIRREIGFHQESGNINAVGRLTVAIVLVQLARGDAVAAEKAYKEWGNNCEAPEMQTIEQLLQAYDEEDRESAKRALASPFIRSMDVEYARLATTVPLPESIEPIPKANVRENAAPSYVSPNANPGSELQEGNTREGSGQQSTFDTSAFDVKNDDEDELC, from the exons CCTCAAGACATCACTTTTGAAATGGAAGCCAGATTATGACTCGGCAGCCGATGAATACAATCAAGCAg CTCAATGCTATCGTATTGCGAGGGATGTGAATAAATCCAAGGAATGTTACATGAAGGCCTCCGATCTGTACACGAAAAATCATTCATTCTTCCATGCGGGTAAAGCTATTGAAAATGCTGTTATTGTAAGCAAAGAGGTTGCAAGTCCTGAAGAG CTTTATAACATGGGTTTGGAATCCAGCAACCTGTATCAACAACATGGCTCCGGTGATTCTGGAGCCAATGTTTTGGACAAAGTGGCAAAGATTATCGAGGATAGGGCACCGGAATTGGCCGTTAAACTGTTCCAACAAGCAGCTGATGTATCTTCG ACTGAGAGCAGTCAGCACCAGGGATCGGAGTACATAAGCAAGTCGTCGAGGATTTTGGTGAAAATGGAACG atatgaTGAAGCTGTTGATAGTATACGTCGTGAGATCGGTTTTCATCAGGAATCAGGGAATATAAATGCTGTTGGTAGATTGACGGTGGCTATTGTATTGGTACAGCTGGCTAGGGGTGATGCGGTCGCAGCTGAAAAGGCTTACAAA GAATGGGGTAACAATTGTGAGGCTCCCGAGATGCAGACAATCGAGCAACTTTTACAAGCATATGATGAAGAGGACAGGGAATCTGCTAAGAGGGCGCTCGCATCGCCTTTCATACGGAGCATGGATGTTGAATATGCGAGACTGGCTACCACGGTACCACTGCCCGAATCAATCGAACCCATACCGAAGGCCAATGTCAGGGAAAATGCAGCGCCCTCATATGTCAGCCCCAACGCTAATCCAGGCTCTGAG tTACAGGAGGGCAACACCCGTGAAGGCTCTGGCCAACAATCCACATTTGATACATCAGCTTTTGATGTTAAGAATGATGATGAAGACGAACTCTGTTga
- the LOC116778016 gene encoding uncharacterized protein LOC116778016, which translates to MPKNITSEVRDIILKVKEFMDEEKRMQVPIIPLSKVYVRVSAATGVSERTILNIVKEARLVEQGLLDPETLKKSPKKRVRTKGKIEVDEYDLQVIRRKIHEFYAFKKEVPTINKLLQILKEEINFKGSRETLRKILRKNGFQFRKTKNSKDKEQPPESTSSVPPMVPPYIHSMFSHKNIQP; encoded by the exons AtgccaaaaaatataacgagtGAAGTAcgtgatataatattaaaagtaaaggaATTTATGGACGAAGAAAAGCGTATGCAAGTACCTATAATACCGCTGAGTAAAGTTTATGTTAGAGTTTCCGCCGCTACTG gtgTCTCAGAGAGAACTATACTCAACATAGTCAAAGAGGCGAGGCTCGTTGAACAAGGGTTATTAGATCCAGAAACATTAAAGAAATCACCGAAAAAACGTGTCAGAACAAAAGGAAAAATTGAAGTTGATGAATATGACTTACAAGTGATAAGAAGAAAAATTCATGAATTTTATGCATTCAAGAAAGAAGTTCCTACCATCAACAAACTCCTGCAGATACTCAAagaggaaataaattttaaaggatCAAGAGAGACATTGAGAAAAATTCTACGCAAGAACGGTTTCCAATTCAGGAAGACGAAAAACAGCAAAGACAAAGAGCAACCTCCGGAATCGACGTCATCAGTACCACCAATGGTGCCCCCATACATACATTCAATGTTCAGCCATAAGAATATACAACCATAG
- the LOC116778048 gene encoding potassium/sodium hyperpolarization-activated cyclic nucleotide-gated channel 1-like isoform X1, with protein MSRFWNDFQASYHDHVCLIVTEKDVLEISLRGTNWVASFKRWWHDLFLLSHNDPRVRLFYGSSHAVRMDRLKQFRLYRSTIHPLSKFRHVWDIIMLFVVVLNMALFFHSTSNIYGEFDWSVYFIAVILEFIIFLDIYVTSRTGYINYESRKIVLNSKKVLIHYASTKLFAHVVSSLPLQCLLFLRYGRNINCSACKANKFVATLEILSIFRLYKLFDVTRYWNRQRSSFTATYFFKFLRIFVFGLATMLIIMNISDTINLLTIIATGNTDERSYFLTIFRLKHGEDKPLSNAMLICVEFARICKSFLLFSFSLKPRIYFLDKIASLFAYLVAMVFYMWSLIECYVCVGRLYFPENQLVMTVEETSNLIKWRQLPDSFARKVRKYYEFNMTRLSITEAVNGLYKNLPQSLRKDISLSSYTHLIIKIPYFAEWPSFLIQNIALLLQEEHYMQGDLVAQASVHSDGLIIIDVGVLGVYSINNEEKGHLIDGDYFCELSLVTDRELRMSSVVALTPSKILFLDKFLFRHLMRDHVELFTDMKNRLTSKYKSQDSKTNEQPNIVETY; from the exons atgtctcgATTTTGGAATGATTTTCAAGCGTCCTATCACGACCATGTCTGTCTTATTGTCACCGAAAAAGATGTATTAGAGATTAGTTTACGGGGCACCAATTGGGTGGCAAGTTTCAAACGATGGTGGCATGATCTTTTTCTCCTTTCACATAACGATCCGAGAGTTAGATTATTCTACGGCAGTTCGCATGCCGTGAGAATGGACCGACTGAAGCAGTTCCGTTTATACAGATCGACGATACATCCACTTAGCAAGTTTAG ACATGTATGGGACATCATCATGTTATTCGTTGTAGTTTTAAACATGGCACTGTTTTTTCACAGCACTTCAAATATTTACGGTGAATTCGACTGGTCGGTTTATTTTATCGCTGTCATTcttgaatttattatcttcCTAGATATTTATGTCACTTCGAGAACCGGCTACATTAACTATGAATCGAGGAAAATTGTCCTAAActcaaaaaaagttttaatccACTACGCGTCAACTAAGCTATTCGCACACGTTGTGTCATCGCTGCCTTTGCAATGTTTACTGTTTTTGAGGTACGGTCGTAATATCAATTGTTCTGCGTGCAAAGCTAACAAATTTGTAGCCACATTGGAAATTCTGAGTATATTTCGTTTGTACAAACTATTTGATGTCACTCGATACTGGAACAGACAGAGGTCATCCTTTACGGCAACCTATTTCTTCAAATTCCTTCGTATTTTTGTATTCGGTTTGGCCACTATGCTTATAATCATGAATATATCTGACACCATTAACCTTCTTACTATTATAGCTACTGGTAATACAGATGAAAGGTCATATTTCCTTACAATTTTCAGGCTTAAGCACGGCGAAGATAAGCCGTTATCAAATGCAATGCTTATCTGCGTGGAATTTGCTAGGATATGCAAATCTTTTTTGCTATTTAGTTTCAGTCTCAAAcctcgtatatattttttggacaaGATAGCTTCGTTATTCGCGTACCTAGTAGCAATGGTATTCTATATGTGGAGTCTCATCGAATGTTATGTTTGCGTCGGTAGATTGTATTTTCCAGAAAATCAATTAGTCATGACTGTGGAGGAAACTTCGAATTTGATCAAATGGCGACAATTACCTGACAGTTTTGCAAGGAAAGTGCGAAAGTACTACGAATTTAACATGACAAGGCTTTCAATCACGGAAGCAGTGAACGGACTCTATAAGAATTTACCACAGAGTCTACGAAAGGATATTTCTTTGAGTTCTTATACgcatttgataataaaaataccataTTTTGCTGAATGGCCTTCTTTCTTGATTCAGAACATAGCGCTGTTGCTACAAGAAGAACATTACATGCAAGGAGATCTTGTTGCTCAA GCGTCCGTTCATAGCGATGGTCTCATTATTATTGACGTAGGTGTGCTCGGTGTATATTCTATAAACAACGAAGAGAAAGGTCATCTTATAGACGGAGACTATTTCTGTGAGTTGTCCTTAGTCACAGATAGAGAATTGAGAATGTCGTCCGTAGTTGCCCTTACCCCCAGTAAG atattattcTTAGATAAGTTTCTATTTAGACATCTTATGAGGGATCACGTTGAACTTTTCactgatatgaaaaatagattAACTTCTAAATATAAGTCGCAGGACTCGAAAACTAACGAACAGCCGAATATTGTGGAGACATATTAA
- the LOC116778048 gene encoding potassium/sodium hyperpolarization-activated cyclic nucleotide-gated channel 1-like isoform X2 produces the protein MSRFWNDFQASYHDHVCLIVTEKDVLEISLRGTNWVASFKRWWHDLFLLSHNDPRVRLFYGSSHAVRMDRLKQFRLYRSTIHPLSKFRHVWDIIMLFVVVLNMALFFHSTSNIYGEFDWSVYFIAVILEFIIFLDIYVTSRTGYINYESRKIVLNSKKVLIHYASTKLFAHVVSSLPLQCLLFLRYGRNINCSACKANKFVATLEILSIFRLYKLFDVTRYWNRQRSSFTATYFFKFLRIFVFGLATMLIIMNISDTINLLTIIATGNTDERSYFLTIFRLKHGEDKPLSNAMLICVEFARICKSFLLFSFSLKPRIYFLDKIASLFAYLVAMVFYMWSLIECYVCVGRLYFPENQLVMTVEETSNLIKWRQLPDSFARKVRKYYEFNMTRLSITEAVNGLYKNLPQSLRKDISLSSYTHLIIKIPYFAEWPSFLIQNIALLLQEEHYMQGDLVAQASVHSDGLIIIDVGVLGVYSINNEEKGHLIDGDYFCELSLVTDRELRMSSVVALTPSKFFALMVAAVVAVPTPGGYGHSKHVTIHVPYKVHTIHHHHVSKVPYPVHVPVVKEVPVIKEVPVYKHVPVPVIQHVPVPVIKKVEVEKQVFVPVHHEEHHGWEGESLSHGWH, from the exons atgtctcgATTTTGGAATGATTTTCAAGCGTCCTATCACGACCATGTCTGTCTTATTGTCACCGAAAAAGATGTATTAGAGATTAGTTTACGGGGCACCAATTGGGTGGCAAGTTTCAAACGATGGTGGCATGATCTTTTTCTCCTTTCACATAACGATCCGAGAGTTAGATTATTCTACGGCAGTTCGCATGCCGTGAGAATGGACCGACTGAAGCAGTTCCGTTTATACAGATCGACGATACATCCACTTAGCAAGTTTAG ACATGTATGGGACATCATCATGTTATTCGTTGTAGTTTTAAACATGGCACTGTTTTTTCACAGCACTTCAAATATTTACGGTGAATTCGACTGGTCGGTTTATTTTATCGCTGTCATTcttgaatttattatcttcCTAGATATTTATGTCACTTCGAGAACCGGCTACATTAACTATGAATCGAGGAAAATTGTCCTAAActcaaaaaaagttttaatccACTACGCGTCAACTAAGCTATTCGCACACGTTGTGTCATCGCTGCCTTTGCAATGTTTACTGTTTTTGAGGTACGGTCGTAATATCAATTGTTCTGCGTGCAAAGCTAACAAATTTGTAGCCACATTGGAAATTCTGAGTATATTTCGTTTGTACAAACTATTTGATGTCACTCGATACTGGAACAGACAGAGGTCATCCTTTACGGCAACCTATTTCTTCAAATTCCTTCGTATTTTTGTATTCGGTTTGGCCACTATGCTTATAATCATGAATATATCTGACACCATTAACCTTCTTACTATTATAGCTACTGGTAATACAGATGAAAGGTCATATTTCCTTACAATTTTCAGGCTTAAGCACGGCGAAGATAAGCCGTTATCAAATGCAATGCTTATCTGCGTGGAATTTGCTAGGATATGCAAATCTTTTTTGCTATTTAGTTTCAGTCTCAAAcctcgtatatattttttggacaaGATAGCTTCGTTATTCGCGTACCTAGTAGCAATGGTATTCTATATGTGGAGTCTCATCGAATGTTATGTTTGCGTCGGTAGATTGTATTTTCCAGAAAATCAATTAGTCATGACTGTGGAGGAAACTTCGAATTTGATCAAATGGCGACAATTACCTGACAGTTTTGCAAGGAAAGTGCGAAAGTACTACGAATTTAACATGACAAGGCTTTCAATCACGGAAGCAGTGAACGGACTCTATAAGAATTTACCACAGAGTCTACGAAAGGATATTTCTTTGAGTTCTTATACgcatttgataataaaaataccataTTTTGCTGAATGGCCTTCTTTCTTGATTCAGAACATAGCGCTGTTGCTACAAGAAGAACATTACATGCAAGGAGATCTTGTTGCTCAA GCGTCCGTTCATAGCGATGGTCTCATTATTATTGACGTAGGTGTGCTCGGTGTATATTCTATAAACAACGAAGAGAAAGGTCATCTTATAGACGGAGACTATTTCTGTGAGTTGTCCTTAGTCACAGATAGAGAATTGAGAATGTCGTCCGTAGTTGCCCTTACCCCCAGTAAG tTCTTCGCCTTGATGGTAGCCGCCGTGGTCGCCGTACCAACGCCGGGAGGTTATGGGca caGCAAACACGTGACGATCCACGTTCCCTACAAGGTGCACACCATCCACCACCACCACGTATCAAAGGTTCCTTACCCTGTTCACGTGCCTGTGGTCAAAGAGGTGCCTGTTATCAAGGAGGTGCCTGTATACAAGCACGTGCCGGTGCCCGTGATCCAACACGTGCCGGTGCCCGTCATCAAGAAGGTCGAAGTGGAGAAGCAAGTGTTTGTGCCCGTTCATCACGAGGAGCATCACGGTTGGGAAGGAGAGTCGCTGTCGCACGGCTGGCACTGA
- the LOC116777705 gene encoding mitochondrial thiamine pyrophosphate carrier-like, translated as MVGYRHDDNLTPNQKLIAGCISGVVTRFLTQPLDVLKVRTQLQGKISRKKRLSVFATFKKILYEESILAFWHGHNLGQMHSVLSTSSQFYVYEVTTKYVFSSTVNSEYKTLLEFMCGICAGCCSATLVAPIEVIRVRQMLIQEQYRGFINGAKAVYNSGGVLAFYEGWTAGVLMLGPQVGITFSVFSFMQPLLLNYMYDCNGDCLHKKGNAHTAQDLLLATTIAGGMSGFVSKVMCYPLDLAKRRLQIASHRENAKFYTPTTSRDLVKCTKLVQCVRDTVRREGFLGLYRGLSVTIYKAQITNILTFTTYEFVCYLIR; from the exons ATGGTCGGATACCGTCACGATGATAATCTCACTCCAAATCAAAAGTTGATTGCCGGTTGCATCTCGGGCGTAGTCACTAGGTTCCTAACACAGCCTCTGGATGTGTTGAAAGTGAGAACTCAGTTACAGGGTAAAATCTCTCGCAAGAAAAGGCTGAGTGTATTTgcgacttttaaaaaaatactctacGAGGAAAGCATTTTAGCGTTTTGGCACGGACATAATCTTGGACAG aTGCATTCGGTTCTGTCCACGTCAAGCCAATTCTACGTTTATGAAGTAACAACGAAATATGTATTCAGTTCCACAGTTAACTCTGAATATAA AACGCTCCTGGAATTCATGTGTGGTATTTGCGCGGGTTGCTGTAGCGCGACCCTGGTAGCTCCAATAGAGGTGATACGTGTGAGGCAAATGTTGATTCAAGAACAGTACAGAGGATTTATAAATGGAGCCAAGGCAGTGTATAATTCGGGAGGAGTACTGGCTTTCTATGAGGGCTGGACTGCCGGGGTTCTCAtg CTTGGCCCTCAAGTTGGGATAACATTCTCCGTATTTAGTTTCATGCAACCACTATTATTGAACTACATGTATGATTGCAACGGGGACTGCCTCCATAAAAAGGGGAATGCACATACAGCCCAAGATTTGTTACTAGCCACTACTATTGCTGGTGGAATGTCAGGATTCGTGTCAAAAGTCATGTGCTATCCTCTAGATTTAGCAAAACGAAGGTTACAAATCGCG AGTCACAGAGAAAACGCCAAATTCTACACCCCTACCACTTCGAGAGACTTAGTGAAATGCACCAAGCTAGTGCAGTGCGTAAGGGACACCGTGAGGAGGGAAGGTTTCCTAGGTCTATACCGCGGTCTGTCGGTAACCATATATAAAGCTCAAATAACCAACATCCTTACGTTTACAACTTATGAATTTGTGTGTTATCTTATaaggtaa